A region from the Silene latifolia isolate original U9 population chromosome 7, ASM4854445v1, whole genome shotgun sequence genome encodes:
- the LOC141590658 gene encoding secreted RxLR effector protein 161-like, with amino-acid sequence MSQTRPVYTPIQQHHNLALARGELLKDPLKYRRVVGRLVYLTITRPDLVYAVHVLSQFVHEPRKEHWDGAMRVVRYLKMNPSKGIIIHANSTLQLEAYCDSDYASCPLTRRSLSGYFVSLGGSPVSWRAKKQVTVAKSTAEAEYRAMAAVTSELVWIKSFLGSLGVFHTQPIDLFCDNQAALHIARNPVFHDRTKHIEIDCHFVREYLVNKTINTLHIRSKEQVADLFTKALGGEAFDHLQRKLGLGLPRAPT; translated from the coding sequence ATGTCGCAAACAAGACCCGTTTACACGCCAATACAGCAACATCACAACCTCGCATTGGCAAGAGGTGAATTATTGAAAGATCCATTGAAGTATCGAAGGGTAGTAGGGAGACTTGTCTATTTGACGATCACACGACCAGACCTCGTGTATGCTGTACATGTGCTCTCACAGTTTGTCCATGAACCAAGAAAGGAACACTGGGACGGAGCGATGCGAGTCGTTCGGTATTTGAAAATGAACCCGAGCAAGGGGATTATCATTCATGCGAATTCGACCTTGCAATTAGAAGCTTATTGTGACTCGGATTATGCTAGTTGCCCTTTAACAAGAAGATCTTTAAGTGGATATTTTGTTTCTTTGGGAGGATCACCGGTGTCGTGGCGTGCTAAAAAGCAAGTGACGGTAGCGAAGTCTACCGCGGAGGCAGAATATAGAGCTATGGCAGCGGTAACAAGTGAATTGGTTTGGATAAAATCTTTCTTGGGGTCTTTAGGTGTGTTTCATACACAACCCATAGACTTATTTTGCGATAATCAAGCAGCACTTCATATCGCTCGGAACCCGGTATTTCATGATCGAACCAAGCACATTGAGATAGATTGTCATTTTGTCCGGGAATACTTGGTGAACAAAACGATTAACACGCTTCATATTCGAAGTAAGGAACAAGTTGCGGACTTATTCACAAAAGCTTTGGGAGGTGAAGCTTTTGATCATCTTCAACGCAAGTTGGGACTTGGACTACCAagagctccaacttga